The proteins below are encoded in one region of Ascochyta rabiei chromosome 9, complete sequence:
- a CDS encoding NRAMP-like transporter smf-3, with the protein MNCPSRTDPEFPEGYNQNPNALNADATTRADLGYLANTRARDDHRIDCHNADADMTIDQRRATDEDGGLQLKAFGGLRRRSDATRKSNAGTAEAAIRPSAIFTVDRDVAQSRRRGGIFGGAIEVVRKYLKFVGPGFMVAVAYIDPGNYATDVAAGASFEFKLLFIVLMSNIFAIFLQSLCIKLGSVTGMNLAENCKAHLPPWLNYILYFFAESAIIATDIAEVIGTAIALNILIKVPLVAGCAISIVDVLIILIFYSQSGTMRALRGFEFFVALLVLGVVVCFCFELSKIHASVGQVFHGYVPSSTLVKSQALYQACGILGATVMPHSLYLGSGIVQPRLREYDDEHNSTSFHDADVESLVDELKYKPSLAAIKHCMSYSIAELAISLFTFALFVNSAILIVAGASLYGQSEATDADLFSIHSLLSRSIAPVAGTLFALALLLSGTSAGIVCTIAGQMVSEGQLNWTLKPWIRRLITRSISITPSIIIAGAVGQEGLSKALNGSQFALSVILPFVSAPLIWFTCRAQYMKVAVRPGDDVSLSTGRGADVDGGEYVQMRNHWIITAFAVVIWGVIFVMNVAALVFAGMGVA; encoded by the exons ATGAACTGTCCTTCGCGCACAGATCCGGAATTTCCGGAGGGTTACAATCAGAACCCAAATGCACTCAATGCAGATGCAACGACAAGAGCGGATCTGGGATATTTGGCGAATACAAGAGCGAGGGATGATCATCGGATAGATTGCCACAACGCGGATGCCGATATGACAATAGATCAACGACGAGCGACTGACGAAGATGGAGGCTTGCAACTCAAGGCATTCGGTGGCCTGCGCAGAAGGAGCGATGCAACGAGAAAGTCGAATGCCGGTACCGCCGAAGCAGCCATCAGGCCGTCTGCTATCTTCACTGTGGATCGGGATGTTGCTCAGTCAAGGCGTCGTGGAGGCATCTTCGGTGGTGCCATTGAAGTTGTCCGCAAGTATCTGAAGTTTGTGGGGCCTGGCTTCATGGTAGCTGTAGCGTATATTGATCCTG GTAACTACGCTACTGATGTCGCGGCCGGTGCTTCGTTCGAGTTCAAGCTGCTTTTCATCGTGTTGATGTCCAACATTTTCGCCATCTTTCTCCAGTCCCTTTGTATCAAGCTGGGTTCTGTCACCGGCATGAATCTTGCAGAAAACTGTAAGGCTCATCTGCCGCCGTGGCTGAACTACATACTCTACTTCTTCGCAGAGTCAGCGATTATCGCGACTGACATCGCCGAG GTCATTGGTACCGCGATTGCTTTGAACATCCTGATAAAGGTCCCTTTAGTCGCCGGGTGCGCCATATCTATCGTGGACGTCCTTATCATCCTTATTTTTTACTCCCAATCTGGCACGATGCGTGCCCTGCGCGGGTTTGAGTTTTTTGTAGCGTTGCTTGTGCTAGGCGTTGTGGTGTGTTTCTGTTTTGAGCTTAGCAAAATCCATGCCTCCGTTGGACAGGTTTTCCATGGATACGTTCCCTCTTCGACGCTGGTCAAATCTCAGGC GTTGTACCAAGCCTGTGGTATTCTGGGCGCAACAGTCATGCCGCACAGCCTTTACCTTGGCAGTGGTATCGTTCAACCACGCTTGCGCGAATACGATGATGAGCATAACTCCACCTCGTTTCACGACGCAGACGTCGAATCTTTGGTCGATGAACTGAAGTACAAACCTTCTCTCGCCGCCATCAAACACTGCATGTCATACAGCATTGCAGAACTTGCCATATCGCTCTTCACCTTCGCCCTCTTTGTCAACTCAGCAATTCTCATCGTTGCTGGCGCCTCGCTTTACGGTCAGTCTGAAGCAACAGATGCGGATCTGTTTTCTATCCACAGTCTACTTTCTCGGTCGATTGCTCCAGTTGCGGGTACTCTGTTTGCGCTTGCGCTTCTCCTCTCCGGCACTTCGGCTGGAATAGTATGCACCATCGCCGGTCAGATGGTATCAGAAGGTCAGCTGAACTGGACTCTCAAACCTTGGATCCGCCGTCTCATTACACGATCGATCAGTATCACGCCGTCGATCATCATCGCTGGCGCTGTTGGACAAGAAGGACTTAGCAAGGCCTTGAATGGCAGTCAGTTTGCACTGAGTGTTATACTGCCCTTTGTCAGCGCACCGCTGATCTGGTTCACTTGTCGCGCGCAGTACATGAAAGTCGCTGTGCGGCCCGGCGACGATGTGTCTCTTAGCACTGGAAGAGGCGCAGATGTTGACGGAGGCGAGTATGTGCAGATGCGAAACCACTGGATAATAACAGCATTCGCGGTGGTTATTTGGGGCGTTATTTTCGTCATGAATGTCGCGGCGTTGGTATTTGCAGGTATGGGCGTTGCTTGA